The nucleotide sequence ACGGCTACAAATACACCTGTCTGTGTACGAATCTGGAGTTCCAGTGCCTTCTGTTCAGCCAGCCTGATTAAGCTGCGGTCGTAAGGGGCACTCATATCGGGGAAGCGGACGCCGAGTCGGTCATCATTGATACCCCGTAATGGATTGTCACCCATTAAATTGATCTGATCGTCGATGATCATGATATCGGCCAGCTGATAGTGTGGATTCATCCCTCCCGATGCATTTGTGATGATCAAAGTTTCGACCCCGAGGGCTTTCATTACCCGGACTGGAAAGGTGACTTCCTTCATGGAGTACCCTTCATAAAAATGGAACCGACCTTCCATCGCGATAATCGGAGTCCCATTTAAATTTCCAGATACCAGTTGACCTGCGTGAGATTCTACAGTGGATCGGGGAAAGTGAGGAATTGATTCGTAAGGAATGGAATTCGTCTGGGTGATTTGTTGAGTAAAATCACCCAGTCCCGTACCAAGGATTAAACCAACGCGGGGCGCTTCAGAAATCTGAGGTTTCAGAAACTCTACGGCATCATTAATTTTTTCGACCAGTCCCTGCATGGTTAGTTTCTATTTTCTATTGGAGAGTTCAGGAAGCTGGTGGGAGCACCTATACTCAGGTGGTTGACGGGTGGTGCGTGTCTGACGCATTATTTAGGCGGAGAAGTGAACGGCGTATTCGTCTTTGAACAGAATCAAAGACGAATTCCTCTGCTGAACTGCGAATGAGCTTTAAAAGATGTCATCATCATCATCGAAATCGTCGTCGAATTCGTCGTCAAACTCATCCTCTTCTTCGTCATCGAAGTCATCATCCTCTTCTTCATCGTCATCATCGAAGTCGTCTTCGTCATCGTCGAATTCATCATCGTCGAGATCTTCCAGATCGTCGAAACCAATGTTTTCTTCATCGTCATCCAGTGAAAAGAAAACGATGGGGGGCTCTTCCGTAAATAGATCAGGTTCTTCAGTAGATTCGATAAGAGTTGAATCGGCTAGTAACACAGTTAAATCCTCGTTGCTTCTTTGTGCAATCTTTCCAAATTTCTAAACGATTTTTACAGAGCATAAAAGCCCGATGTCAACATCCAATCGTGGGATCTTTATAACATTCGGGAAGAACTATTTCGACCGTTTTCAGGGAAATATTAAGTTCAGAATATTTCCATTATGATATTTAAAATGCTTTGTCAAGTGCGAAAAAAATGAACTGGAAATATATAGTTCTATTTCCGCCTCCGTGGCGCAAACGCATTAGGAAAAAATCCCCATTTTTCACTAGCGACAGGAAATATTTCTCTCCACGCTGGCCATTTTCCCCATAAAAAGAGATAGTGATAACCTGAATAGTCAGTAAACGGGCAGAGCAGCGAATGGCTGGTATTTACGGTCTGTGGAACTTCATCAATTATTTAAACTGACTTCACGAATCAACTGGTTTCACATCTGAGTACTGCGATTCTTGAGCCTGCTCAATCATCAACGAGCTGCAGTATCAGGGAGGGGTTATCGCGCCACCACAACTGGATCCGGCTCCTGCAGTACACCCGAAACAATGCTGACCGGTCACGATTTTTCGACTGACGAGATCATCATAATCGAAATCGCGGATGTGCCTTCGTTTCAGTGCTGCGACCGGCAGATTCAGCATCTGGTTAAAATCACAGTCGTAAAGAAAACCCTGCCAGTCGACTGAAAGAATAGAACGGCACATCAGACCGGATACCGTGGCCGGATTAAATGCGTTTACGAGCCGCTCCATATATTCTTCAAAGCGTTCCTGCTGGATTAATTCGCTGAGGAAACGACTGATGGGCATGTTCGTAATCGTTATCAGGTTGGTGAACTGAACCTCAAATCGTTGATTCAATTCACGACGGTACGCTGCCTCAAGTTCGGATTGGTTGGGGGGCAGAGAGAAACCAACCGGATTATAAACCAGGGTCAGTTTCAATTCGGAGCCTGGAATTCCATAACCGAGCGAATTCAACTTCTGCAGAGCCTGAATTGATTTCTGGAATGCGCCGTCGCCTCGTTGTGCATCCGTATTTTCCTGCAGATAGCAGGGAAGGGAAGCGATAATCTCGACATTCTGATCTGCCAGAAATTGAGGAAGATCCTGAAAACCGGGCGCCAGCAGAATCGTCAGATTACTACGATCTATGATTCGCCTTCCCAGTTTCCGGGCGGCGATTACCAGATCTTTAAAATGCGGATTCATTTCCGGCGCACCGCCCGTTAAATCCAGCGTCTGAAAGCCAGGATGTTCCAAGGCCTGTAAACATTCCTGTACGGTTTCAGCCGTCATGATTTCTCTGCGGTCAGGACCTGCATCAACGTGACAGTGCTCACAAGTCATATTACAGAGTTTTCCCATGTTGATCTGAAGTGTCTCAATTGATGTCGCATGCAGTCCCGGGAGTTGCTGGTTCTGAAACTGTGCTTCAAATGCCGGTTGTTGAGATCGTTCATTGAGAATACGAAGTTGCTCACGCGGATCCGCCAGTTTACTGTGTTGTCTGAGCAGAGTGAGAGATGCCATTGTTGTTTTCCGTCTATACGAACTCAAGTGAATGTGTGCTGGCAGAGATTAGCAGCAACCGCTGTCCGGACTGCAACACTCATCCACAATCTGTGTCGTGAGATCAAAATTTTTGCCTTTGGTTTCCTGCGGGCTGCGGATTGCATTCCTGCGGCAGTCCATCTCGCGTGCCTGTTCCAGGGGAATGTCCTGATATGGGGCGACCGAAAGAAACTGACCTGCATAGGGGGCCTTCTGCAGGAGTTGAAATGTTTTATCGCAGACGGCGATCCTTTCGCCACGGAAATAGGTGTGTCCATCGTCATCTTCGACTTTTTTAAACGGACCACGATAAATCATCGCCTGGTTCCGTTCCAGGCAGGGGCCCTGCTTGCCTTTATAAGCAGAGACAACCATTGAGCGGAATTCGATACCTTCCACGGTCCGCCAGGGAGTTTCTTCCCGTTTGAGAATTTCGATCCCATGGAACCCGGCGTCTTCAAAAGCTTTCAGAAACGCGGCTTCCTGAAAGGCACCTGAAATACAGCCTGACCAGAGTTCAGGATCTTTCCGCATATGTTGAGGCACGATATCATCGCAGACAATATCACTGATGACCGCTTTTCCGCCACGTTTTAAAACTCGAAAGACTTCCTGCAGTAATTGACTGCGATCACTTTCGCGCACCAGGTTTAATACACAGTTTGAGATTACACAATCAATCGAGTCACCGGGGATCAGTGGCGACTCCTGTCGCAGGCGTTCTTCCAGATTTCTTAATTCCAGCCAGCGCGCCTGGCTGTCGATCGGGCTGGCAGACAATTCCTGGTTCAACAGTTCCAGGTCCAGCTTAAGGTCCTGGATCAGTCCACTGCGAAATTCGACATTTGAGTATCCCAGTTTATCGGAGACTTCCTGTTGATACTTTCGGGCGAGAGCCAGCATCTCTGCATTGCAGTCCACCCCAATTACTTTTCCCGAAGGACCTGCAATCTGTGAGGCAATATAGCAGATCTTGCCTCCCCCTGAGCCCAGATCGAGAACGGTATCGCCCGGCGAGAGATAAGGAGTGGGATCACCACAACCATAATCCTTTTCCAGAATCTCTTGCGGAATGATCGATAAATATTCCTGATTGTATTCGACAGGGCAGCATAGTGCCGCTTCAGCCTGGCGAGCCGCATTTGCATAACGGGTATAGACTGATTCTTCTTCACTGGATTGCGGCTGTGTATTGACAGAATTCATCTTGATCAAGGTTCCTTTAAAGTCCGGTCGGTTTTTTGAATTCCTGACGAAAACAGTTACTGGCAGCAAGCGACTGCCCGAGGTTCTTCCAGTATATCCGACTCAGCCAATTTCAGAAACATTGCGTTT is from Gimesia maris and encodes:
- a CDS encoding purine-nucleoside phosphorylase, with protein sequence MQGLVEKINDAVEFLKPQISEAPRVGLILGTGLGDFTQQITQTNSIPYESIPHFPRSTVESHAGQLVSGNLNGTPIIAMEGRFHFYEGYSMKEVTFPVRVMKALGVETLIITNASGGMNPHYQLADIMIIDDQINLMGDNPLRGINDDRLGVRFPDMSAPYDRSLIRLAEQKALELQIRTQTGVFVAVTGPNLETRAEYRMLRQMGADCVGMSTVPECIVANHASLKVLGLSVVTDLCLPDALEPVEISKILKVAADGGQKLARLIPKIIAEL
- the arsS gene encoding arsenosugar biosynthesis radical SAM (seleno)protein ArsS (Some members of this family are selenoproteins.), translated to MASLTLLRQHSKLADPREQLRILNERSQQPAFEAQFQNQQLPGLHATSIETLQINMGKLCNMTCEHCHVDAGPDRREIMTAETVQECLQALEHPGFQTLDLTGGAPEMNPHFKDLVIAARKLGRRIIDRSNLTILLAPGFQDLPQFLADQNVEIIASLPCYLQENTDAQRGDGAFQKSIQALQKLNSLGYGIPGSELKLTLVYNPVGFSLPPNQSELEAAYRRELNQRFEVQFTNLITITNMPISRFLSELIQQERFEEYMERLVNAFNPATVSGLMCRSILSVDWQGFLYDCDFNQMLNLPVAALKRRHIRDFDYDDLVSRKIVTGQHCFGCTAGAGSSCGGAITPP
- a CDS encoding methyltransferase domain-containing protein, whose translation is MNSVNTQPQSSEEESVYTRYANAARQAEAALCCPVEYNQEYLSIIPQEILEKDYGCGDPTPYLSPGDTVLDLGSGGGKICYIASQIAGPSGKVIGVDCNAEMLALARKYQQEVSDKLGYSNVEFRSGLIQDLKLDLELLNQELSASPIDSQARWLELRNLEERLRQESPLIPGDSIDCVISNCVLNLVRESDRSQLLQEVFRVLKRGGKAVISDIVCDDIVPQHMRKDPELWSGCISGAFQEAAFLKAFEDAGFHGIEILKREETPWRTVEGIEFRSMVVSAYKGKQGPCLERNQAMIYRGPFKKVEDDDGHTYFRGERIAVCDKTFQLLQKAPYAGQFLSVAPYQDIPLEQAREMDCRRNAIRSPQETKGKNFDLTTQIVDECCSPDSGCC